The DNA segment CCGTGCTCCGTCAGGGCGCGCAGCTCGGGCCAGGCGCCGGGGCGCGCCAGATGCACCTGGTCGGGGCCGGCGGGCGAGAGTGCGAGCACCCCCGGCCGGGACGGTATGTCCGCCGTCGCGCGCAGCCGTTGGTGTGCGGCGTCCAGCAGCTGCTGCTGTTCTCCGTCACCACCCGCCCCCAGCGAGCGGGCGAGCGCGTCGAACCGGTCCCTGATCCCGGCCAGTGTGTGCGTCTGCCCGACGTCGATGACCACGACGGGGATCTGCTCCTCCAGGTGTTTGGCGGTGTCCGGGTCCAGTCCGTACACCTGGCCGCCGCCGTAGCTGACCGCCACCACGAGGTCCGGGGCGCCGCCGAGCAGCGTCTCCAGATCCAGTGCGCTGCCGGCCCCCAGGTAGCGGACGTCGGGCGACAGCGATCCGGCCTTCGCCGGGTCGACCACAGCGCCGTCGTGCAGGGAGCCGAAGACCGCGTGCGGGGCCAGTCCGTGGTCCTGCAGAGTGGCTCCGGCCCGGATGTACGCCGTCACCCTCGACGGCGTCCGCCCGGCCGTCGACAGCTGCCCACGGTCGTCGGAAAACTGCCAGCCAGCTTGTTCCATGACGTTTCGCGCCCCCTCCGGGTCAGCGCCGTCCGGTCGTCCGGGCGCCGCACACCCGTACCTGCCCAGCTCGCGTGTACGGCATTCGGCGCGGACCGCCCCATGTCGGGAATCGCGCATCGCCCCCGTACTCGGCCGGGGTTGAGTACCGGTACTCACGTCTCGTCCGCCCGGTCCCGGCAGCCTGGAGGAAGAAGGAAGCGGGGTGCGGCTCATGCACTCGCACACGCGGCTGCCGGACGTGACAGGCAGGCGCGGCATCCCGGCCACAACGACACGACGGTGGTGGAGCGACGATGAACGGCAAGAGCCCGGCGCAGCGGATCGGCCGGACAGTGGCGGGTGACTGGGTATCTCGCGGATACCTCATGGTCATCGCGGCCCTGCTGGTCTGGGTCTGGGTGGACACCACGCTGGTCTCGCACCCGGACGCGTCGTTCGCCGGGGTGTACCCGATCCTGCTCACCGCGCCGGGCAGCCTGCTTCTGCTGCTGCCCGGCATCGAGGGGCCTCTGGGCTGGGTCGTGCTGGTGGCGGCGGCCCTGGTCAACTCGACTGTCATCAGCCTGATCGTCCGCCGGGCGGGCGGGCACGGCAGCAGCCGCCGTGCCGGGCCGGGCGCCACCCCGGCCCGGTGACGTACCGGCCGGGGATGTACCCGTCCGTCCGTTGACGTACCTGCCGGTCGGGTACGGGCCCGTTGCTGGACCCGCCGGTTGTGTACCGGCCCGTTGACGTACCGGCCGCCGGTGACGTCACCGGCTCCTGCCGGACCCGTATGCCCGGCCCCCGCTCGATCCGGTCCCGTGCGCCCGGCGCCGTCCACGTTGCCCGGACGGGCCGATGCGGGAGAATGACGTCATGCAGAGACTCTCTCTCGAAGCCCTGGCCCGCCAGCAGATCGAACTGGCGGCCACGGCCGGTGGCGGTCACACAGCGGACACCGTCTACGGCGGTCATGAGAAGGTCCTGCGCCAGACGGTCATCGGGATGACGCGCGGCTCGCACCTCGCGGAGCACGAGAACCCCGGCGAGGCCACGGTGCAGGTACTGCAGGGCCGGGTGCGGCTCTCGGCGGGCGACCTGTCCTGGGAGGGCCGTCAGGGTGACCTGATCATCGTGCCCGACAGCCGCCACCGGGTGGACGCCCTGGAGGACTCCGCTCTCCTGCTGACCGTGGCCAAACTGCTCTGACGGCCGGCCCGGGCGCACTGCCCGGCGGGCGACCGTACCTGCGGCACCGGTGCCGGTGCCGGGCGATACGCAGGCTGGCCTCAGCGGCCGGAAGTTTTCGGCCGACGAGCAGCGGGGGTACGGAAGTGGGCGGCGAGCGCGACGGCATACCGGGAGAGTCCCAACGCGTCCGGCCGGGCCGGTCGTTGGGCAGGCTGCCCGGGGTGGTGCGAGGCGGCGCGACCCTCGCGCTGCTGATCGCGGTGGCAGCGGTGGGTCTGCTGCT comes from the Streptomyces sp. NBC_01471 genome and includes:
- a CDS encoding ABC transporter substrate-binding protein: MEQAGWQFSDDRGQLSTAGRTPSRVTAYIRAGATLQDHGLAPHAVFGSLHDGAVVDPAKAGSLSPDVRYLGAGSALDLETLLGGAPDLVVAVSYGGGQVYGLDPDTAKHLEEQIPVVVIDVGQTHTLAGIRDRFDALARSLGAGGDGEQQQLLDAAHQRLRATADIPSRPGVLALSPAGPDQVHLARPGAWPELRALTEHGVSMVRPPDGAGANWATVSWAEAAELHPDVVLADVRSNATPLGELRGNDEWLRLTGRARVLPWNPEAPDSARAHTRFFTSVADALEAAAE
- a CDS encoding SCO4225 family membrane protein translates to MNGKSPAQRIGRTVAGDWVSRGYLMVIAALLVWVWVDTTLVSHPDASFAGVYPILLTAPGSLLLLLPGIEGPLGWVVLVAAALVNSTVISLIVRRAGGHGSSRRAGPGATPAR
- a CDS encoding cupin domain-containing protein; its protein translation is MQRLSLEALARQQIELAATAGGGHTADTVYGGHEKVLRQTVIGMTRGSHLAEHENPGEATVQVLQGRVRLSAGDLSWEGRQGDLIIVPDSRHRVDALEDSALLLTVAKLL